From Oryza brachyantha chromosome 9, ObraRS2, whole genome shotgun sequence, a single genomic window includes:
- the LOC102710619 gene encoding protein MEI2-like 6, whose protein sequence is MDAALPSSFSGLDPSAAPFQPQSQSRCLCLPPTLPLLAPPPPPPLETGGYFWVPQPLILATLASGCICGCVHAVPVAVPQPHPGWTLPPPPPPVSYHPAPPMPMVVYLCPPAPLPAAPPTTRCSIMEIVEGGAADEGCKVEPCDKASRRARAAWRKAAIPLRKAFRAALSVAPPPPLPSSSPSPSPFVFGTNTTSLMIRNIPNKFLKARLMAILDQHCADENGGLVSPGSGVRSEYDFLYVPIDFRTRFNKGYAFVNMTTAAAAGRLRAFLQDHRWDAAMSGKVCDVVPAAIQGRDALVAHFSASCFPCRTKTFLPVWFEPPRDGVQETKAHVVGRLVSHPR, encoded by the exons ATGGATGCGGCCCtgccctcctccttctccggcCTCGACCCCTCCGCGGCGCCGTTCCAGCCGCAGTCGCAGTCGCGGTGCTTGTGTCTGCCGCCGACGCTTCCGCTCCttgcgccgcctccgccgccgccgctagaaACCGGCGGTTACTTCTGGGTGCCGCAGCCACTGATCCTCGCGACGCTCGCTTCCGGCTGCATCTGCGGCTGCGTGCACGCGGTCCCGGTGGCGGTGCCCCAGCCCCACCCGGGCTGGACgctacctcctcctccgccgccggtgtCCTACCATCCGGCGCCTCCTATGCCGATGGTGGTGTACCTCTGCCCGCCCGCTCCGCTCCCGGCAGCGCCCCCGACAACGCGGTGCAGCATAATGGAGATCGTGGAGGGCGGTGCTGCCGACGAGGGCTGCAAAGTTGAGCCGTGCGACAAGGCTTCCCGGCGCGCACGCGCCGCTTGGAGGAAGGCGGCCATCCCTCTCCGCAAGGCCTTTCGAGCTGCACTttcggtggcgccgccgccgccgctgccgtcgtcgtcgccatcgccatcgccattcGTGTTTGGAACTAATACTACTTCCCTGATGATCCGCAACATCCCAAATAAATTCTT GAAGGCGAGGCTGATGGCCATCCTGGACCAGCACTGCGCCGACGAGAACGGTGGGCTCGTGTCTCCCGGCTCCGGCGTGAGGTCGGAGTACGATTTTCTCTACGTCCCGATTGACTTCAG GACGCGATTCAACAAGGGGTACGCATTCGTCAAcatgacgacggcggccgcggcggggcggcTCCGCGCCTTCCTCCAGGACCACCGCTGGGACGCGGCCATGTCCGGCAAGGTCTGCGACGTCGTGCCGGCTGCCATCCag GGGCGTGACGCGCTCGTGGCGCACTTCTCGGCGTCGTGCTTCCCCTGCCGCACCAAGACGTTCCTCCCGGTGTGGTTcgagccgccgcgcgacgGGGTGCAGGAGACGAAGGCGCACGTCGTCGGCCGCCTCGTCTCGCACCCACGCTGA